The genomic segment AAAACGCTTATTTTCGCCAAATTCTGCATCCGATGGGTTCTTACTTACCGTCAGCACTCGTAAATCAGATTTCTCATAAGCTTCCAAATCTCCAAACCAAAGGATTGGTATACTATTAGGCACGACAACTTCTGCTATTTCAGGAAAATTTTTTAGTCGTTCAAAGTCTTGTCCTATTTCATTGATTAAATCATTGATTTTTATCTCATCAATCTCCTGCTTTGATGTCATCTTACAATCCTCATAATTTTTCACACTCACATAATCTCTAACTAGTCCGTTGTAAAAAACGCCAACGGATTGACTCATGGCGTAAAATCAGCACCATGACGCATTAATTTCACTTACCACTAATAAAATTCCTATCAGATTTTAAAGTGGAGCTAGCATACAAACAAGAAACCTCTAGTCAAATCCACCGCCCACTTCAACTTGAGCAATCAACCAACGATGCACTGGTTCGTCTGCTGTCTTAAATACTGCAACAGCTTCTTGTCTTGCCACTTCCAAAATATTGTAATCGTTAACTAAATCAGCCACCAAAAACTCAGGAATACCACTTTGCCGCACTCCAAATATTTCACCAGAACCACGCATTTTTAAATCTTCCTCAGCTAAGACAAAACCATTTTGTGTCTGAGTCATAATTTTCATCCGTTGTTTACCTGAGTCTGATTTCGGATTTGCCACTAAAATCGCATAAGACTTTTTCACACCACGCCCTACACGTCCTCGAAGTTGATGAAGTTGTGATAATCCAAAGCGGTCAGCATCCATAATTACCATAATTGTTGCATTTGGTACATCAACCCCAACCTCAATGACCGTCGTTGATACCAAGATATCAAGCTTTGCAGACTTAAACTCCTGCATGATTTGTTCTTTTTCTTCATTTTTCATCTTACCATGCAAAAGTCCAATATGAGCGAAAGCTCCAAAGTAAGCCTTCAATTCAGCATAAAGTGCCTCAGCATTTTTCAAATCTAATACTTCGCTTTCTTCAATAAGAGGGGAAATAAAGTAAACCTGTGCATCATGTAAAAGTTCAGTCTGAATCCATTTCAAAACCTCTGAAAGTTGCTCATGCTTAACCCATCGTGTTGTAATTGGCTGCCGTCCTTTTGGCAATTCATCAATAATTGACACATCCATATCACCAAATGCTGTAATCGCAAGTGTCCGCGGAATAGGCGTTGCCGTCATCATCAAAACATCAGGATTTTGTCCCTTTTCTCTAAGAATTTTACGTTGATTGACTCCGAAACGGTGCTGTTCATCAGTAATTACCAAACCTAGATTGTAAAAATCCACCCCATCTTGAATCAATGCGTGCGTTCCCACAATCATATGCGTATGCCCAGAAGCTAAATCTGACAGAATCTGACGTCGCTCGACAGCTTTCAATCCAGAAACTAATAAAGAAATCTTTAATTCAGGAAATAGTTGTTGTAAATTTGCAAAGTGCTGTCTAGCCAAAATTTCTGTAGGTACCATAATAGCTGCTTGAAAATTCGCCAAACAAGCGGCATACATCGCAAGACTCGCTACCACGGTTTTTCCCGAACCCACATCTCCTTGCAACAAACGATTCATATGATAAGGTGATTTCATATCCGATAAAATTTCATTTAAAGCCGACTTCTGGGCATTCGTCAACTCAAATGGCAACTCACGCATTTTATCATCAATTTCATTTTGTTGAAACTTAATTAACAGACCTTCTCGTCCAGATTTTTCTTTATTTTTAAGGGCTTGAAGTTTCAACTGAAAGAAAAATAATTCTTCAAATTTTACACGTCTTAGCGCTTGTTTGTGTTGCTCCATATCTTCTGGAAAATGCATTGCATGCACCGCTTCTTGCCGATTTATCAAACGATATTTTTCCAAAAGATAATCAGGCAAATTTTCCTGTAAATCCTCTAAAACCCCGTCGTTGAAGACTTGTTGAATCGCCTTAACAAGTTGCGTTTGCTTCAAACCTGCTGTTAGATGATAAACAGGCTCAAACCCCGAGTCTACTTGCCCTACAACCTTCATTCCCAAAAGTTGTTGCTTTGCAAGTTCCCATTTCCCATAAACAGCAATTTCTGTACCCACTTCAACTTTATCTGCCAAATAGGGCTGATTGAAAAAACTAACTGCCACAATACTCTCGCCTTGCTTAATTTTAAAAGAAAGTCGATTTCGTTTGAACCCATAATACTGCACATTTGCGGGTGTCACTACCGTACCAATAATCGTCGCTTTTTCACCATCAAGCAACTCAAAAACGCCGCGTGATGCAAAGTCCTCGTAGCGAAATGGAAAATAGAGCAATAAATCCTGAACAGTAAAGATGCCTAACTTATGGAAGTTTTCTACTGCTTTAGGTCCCACACCCTTCAAATATTGTATTGAGTCTGTTAAGTTCATAACTTTATTATACAATAAAAACCAATAAAACTGCCTGTTTTCTCCACCAACTTCAATATCAAGAGATCAAATCTATGAAATAGTTAATCTCTCAAATAAAAAAACCAGCATCAAAGCTGATTTTTTATCTTTAAAATCGAAAAATTATTTAGCGATTTTAGCGAAGTGTTCAAGAGTACGAACAAGGTTTGAAGTATATGACATTTCGTTATCGTACCATGATACAGTCTTAACAAGTTGAACGCCGTTAGCTGAAGTAACTTCAGTTTGAGTAGCATCAAAGAGTGAAGAGTTAGAAATACCAACGATATCAGATGAAACGATTTGGTCTTCGTTGTAACCGAATGATTCGTTAGATGCTGCTTTCATAGCTGCATTGATTTCTTCAACAGTAACTTCTTTATCAAGGATAGTAACAAGTTCTGTCAATGAACCAGTTGGAACTGGTACACGTTGTGCGTGACCTTGAAGTTTACCATTAAGTTCTGGCAACACAAGACCGATAGCTTTAGCAGCACCTGTTGAGTTAGGTACGATGTTTTCAGCTGCAGCACGTGCGCGACGGAAGTCTCCACCACGGTGTGGGCCATCAAGAGTCATTTGGTCACCAGTGTAACCGTGAACTGTAGTCATTGTACCAACTTTGATACCGAATTGTTTGTTCAAAGTATCAGCCATTGGAGCAAGACAGTTAGTTGTACATGAACCAGCTGAGATTACTGTTTCAGTACCATCAAGTACGTCGTGGTTAGTGTTGAAAACGATAGTTTTAACGTCGCTTCCACCAGGTGCTGTGATAACAACTTTCTTAGCACCATTAGCGTGCAAATGTTGTTCAGCTTTTTCTTTAGTTGCGAAGAAACCAGTTGCTTCAAGAACGATTTCTGCACCAACTTCAGCCCAGTTGATGTTAGCAGGATTTGATTCAGCAGTTACTTTAACGAATTTACCGTTAACTTCGAATCCACCATCTTTAACTTCAACTTTACCGTTGAAACGACCTTGAGTTGTGTCATATTTCAACAAGTGAGCGAGCATTGCTGGATCTGTAAGGTCGTTGATTGCAACAACTTCAACACCTTCAACATTTTGAATACGACGGAAAGCAAGACGACCGATACGACCGAAACCGTTAATACCAACTTTAACTACCATGAGTAGTTTCCTCCTTATAGGGATTAAATTTTATAAAAGGCGAACCTTTTAAAGTGACTAAGTTAATCATTTAACTTACTCTTTTATTTTAACACTTTTTTCGAAATTTGCAAACATAAACTCCCCTAGAAGCGCGCTATAAAAGCAACAGTAGAGCGATAACAACTGAAAGCGGTTTACATTAAATTCACTGACGACTTCCTAAAATTGCTCAAAATTTCTGTCAGTACTGACAAAAATAAATTGATATAAAAAAATACAACTGTGTTCCAGATGTATTTTTTATATCATTACTTTTTTCCAAATAATCGACCAAAAAATCCTTTATTTTCCACATTCTTTATGCTTTCCTGTAAATCTGTGAAAAATTGCTTTTGATCAGTAAGTGCTTTCTCCATCAGTTCTTGTTGTTTCTTAATTTGCGCATCTTTTTCGGCAATTTGTTCATCCTTGACAGAAAGCTGTTTATCTTTCGATTCAAGTTGATTATTCAAACGGTCAATTTCAGCACTTTTATCTTTCATCAACGCACTAATCATTTCGTAAGCTGCTGATGTCGCATCATCCGTTTTGACAGAGAGTTCTGCCGTTGATATGGATTCTTTTTCTACCACTTCAGCCTCAGCAGTTACGACTTTCCCGTACAAATGCTCAAGTTCATGAATGCCTTCTTTATTTACAACTGTTATATTTTTCTCATTTTTCTCTACGAATTTAGCATTCAACGATTTCACACGTTTATTCATCGCTTGACGTGTCACTCCAAAAAGCTCTGCCAATTCACTTACTGTTTTAGTTTCCATATCATCCATAATACCATATTTTTGGCTATTTATACAGCCTTTTTATAAAAATTTATTTGTATATTATTTCTATAAAAATGAGAAAAATATTATAATTAGATTATAGCATTTTTAATTATCGAAAGGAATTTATCAATGAAATATAAAACTGAGCCGATTGAAAGCATCAAAGAATTATATCATATCAACTCTGAAACTGGATTAAATAGCCAACAAGTCATCAAAAATCGAAATACTTTTGGAAGTAATGAATTCACTGAGCAAAAAGGCCCTAATCTACTTCAAAAAATTGCCCATCATCTTCTTGAAGTGATGAATCTCATTCTTATTGCTGTCGCGATCTTAGCTGGATATCTGGCTCTCATAGGAAATGGTAATTATACGAAGACAATCGTTGTTCTGCTCATTGTAATTATCAATGTTGTAGTTTCTACTTTTCAAGAAAGTAGAGCTGAAAATGCTCTATCAGCACTAAAAAAACTATCTTCACCTACCTCTACTGTTCTACGTGAAGGAAAGATTCAGACGATTTCATCTTCTGAACTTGTTTGTGGAGACTTAATTCAACTCTCTGCTGGAATGCAGGTGGGCGCTGATGTGCGGCTACTTAGTAGCAACTCGCTTCAGATTGATGAATCTTCGCTGACAGGTGAGTCTGAGCCAATTGATAAAGATGCCAATGTTATCATTACAGACGAAGTACCACTTGGAGACCAACTCAACATGGTTTTTTCTGGGACAAATGTACTTAACGGCACTGCGCAAGGCATCGTTGTCGCTGTGGGAAATCAATCGCAAATGGGACAAATTGCTACATTGATTGGCGAACAAGTCAAAGGAAAAACTCCACTTCAAAAACGGATTGATAAACTCGCAAAACGTCTTGCTATTATTGCTTTTGGTGCAGGTGTCCTAATTTTTGCTATCAATATGTTTTATGGCAACATTCCTCTAGTTGATAATCTCATGACCGCAGTTGTTCTTGGAGTCGCCGCTGTACCCGAAACACTTCCTGTTATCGTTACCCTCAGTCTTATTTACGGCGTAGAAAACATGGCGCACAAACGTGCAATTATTCGTAACATTCCCGCAGTAGAAACACTCGGTAATGCAACTGTCATTGCGTCTGATAAGACAGGTACATTAACTCAAAATCAAATGACAATCCAAAAGCTTTGGCTCTCAGGCAATGAAACTTGGTCCAGTGGACATCTCTCAGACCATGAAGTGACACTCATGCAAAATTTTGCCTATGCATCAGATGCCACCGCCCAACTCAAAGACGGCAGCTGGGAAGTTCATGGTGATCCAACAGAAGCTTCGATTATCCGTTTTCTGATTGCTCATGACCTCTACCATCCTGAAAAAGCACCAAAACGTATCGCCGAACTTCCCTTTGATAGCTCACGAAAAAAAATGACGGTCGTCATTCCACATCCTCAATATGTAGGACGCTATATGGTGCTCACAAAGGGAGCATTTGACCGACTTGCACCAACAAGTCAGCACACTACGCGTCACCATCATATTCTTAATATTGATGGCACAGCCGCTTTACAACCTGATTTAGAAGAAGAGCTTCTTCTTGAAGCACAACAAGTTCATGACGAGTTTGCTGACAATGCACTTCGTGTCCTTGCTCTTGCTTACAAAGTTATTGATAAAATTCCATCAGTACTGACAGAACTTGAAGAAGACCTCAATTTCCTTGGAATCATAGGTATGATTGACCCTCCTCGTCCAGAGTCTAAAGCAGCTGTAGCAGAAGCACGTACAGCTGGAATCAAACCAATTATGATTACTGGTGACCACGCACTAACAGCCAAGGCAATTGCTAAAGAATTAGATATTTATCGTGATGGCGACAAAGTTGTAGATGGTCTGACTCTGTCAGCAATGACAGATAACGAACTAAAAACTGACATCGAAAAAGTTTCCGTCTACGCTCGAGTCAGTCCAGAAGACAAACTTCGTATCGTCAAAGCTTGGCAAGATAAAGGACAAATCGTAGCTATGACAGGCGATGGCGTCAACGATGCCCCAAGTTTACGAGCCGCTGATGTCGGGACAGCTATGGGAATCGCAGGAACTGAGGTAGCAAAATCTGCATCTGATATCGTCCTCGCTGATGATAACTTCGCCACCATTGTTGGAGCTGTCCGAGAAGGGCGCCGTGTATATGCTAATATCAAAAAGACAATCTATTACTTACTTTCAGCAAATGTAGCCGAAATCCTCATTATGCTTATCGGTGCAATTGTCGGTTGGGGATTACCATTCACTGGAATGCAACTTCTTTATATTAATGTCCTTGCTGATGGAATACCAGGTTTCGGTATTTCACGGGAAAAAGCTGATGAGCATCTAATGCATCAACCACCTATTGGAGTAAAAGAAAGTTTATTCTCACGTGGAGTCAGTTGGAGAATAGCGATTTGTTCCGCAAGCTTTATTGTAACTGGGCTTATTGGTTTCTATCTCGGAAGATTTATTGAGATTGCTGGTCAAACCCCAAGC from the Lactococcus allomyrinae genome contains:
- a CDS encoding cation-translocating P-type ATPase, giving the protein MKYKTEPIESIKELYHINSETGLNSQQVIKNRNTFGSNEFTEQKGPNLLQKIAHHLLEVMNLILIAVAILAGYLALIGNGNYTKTIVVLLIVIINVVVSTFQESRAENALSALKKLSSPTSTVLREGKIQTISSSELVCGDLIQLSAGMQVGADVRLLSSNSLQIDESSLTGESEPIDKDANVIITDEVPLGDQLNMVFSGTNVLNGTAQGIVVAVGNQSQMGQIATLIGEQVKGKTPLQKRIDKLAKRLAIIAFGAGVLIFAINMFYGNIPLVDNLMTAVVLGVAAVPETLPVIVTLSLIYGVENMAHKRAIIRNIPAVETLGNATVIASDKTGTLTQNQMTIQKLWLSGNETWSSGHLSDHEVTLMQNFAYASDATAQLKDGSWEVHGDPTEASIIRFLIAHDLYHPEKAPKRIAELPFDSSRKKMTVVIPHPQYVGRYMVLTKGAFDRLAPTSQHTTRHHHILNIDGTAALQPDLEEELLLEAQQVHDEFADNALRVLALAYKVIDKIPSVLTELEEDLNFLGIIGMIDPPRPESKAAVAEARTAGIKPIMITGDHALTAKAIAKELDIYRDGDKVVDGLTLSAMTDNELKTDIEKVSVYARVSPEDKLRIVKAWQDKGQIVAMTGDGVNDAPSLRAADVGTAMGIAGTEVAKSASDIVLADDNFATIVGAVREGRRVYANIKKTIYYLLSANVAEILIMLIGAIVGWGLPFTGMQLLYINVLADGIPGFGISREKADEHLMHQPPIGVKESLFSRGVSWRIAICSASFIVTGLIGFYLGRFIEIAGQTPSHQLGQTMAFVILTLASTINVYNAKSNKSIFKSGITANKMIFGTTLLSLTITLIFTHVPFLMNILEITSLSATHWLIAISLSLVSILVIEFTKLVLNKQNKKFIG
- the gap gene encoding type I glyceraldehyde-3-phosphate dehydrogenase; protein product: MVVKVGINGFGRIGRLAFRRIQNVEGVEVVAINDLTDPAMLAHLLKYDTTQGRFNGKVEVKDGGFEVNGKFVKVTAESNPANINWAEVGAEIVLEATGFFATKEKAEQHLHANGAKKVVITAPGGSDVKTIVFNTNHDVLDGTETVISAGSCTTNCLAPMADTLNKQFGIKVGTMTTVHGYTGDQMTLDGPHRGGDFRRARAAAENIVPNSTGAAKAIGLVLPELNGKLQGHAQRVPVPTGSLTELVTILDKEVTVEEINAAMKAASNESFGYNEDQIVSSDIVGISNSSLFDATQTEVTSANGVQLVKTVSWYDNEMSYTSNLVRTLEHFAKIAK
- a CDS encoding DUF536 domain-containing protein; this translates as MDDMETKTVSELAELFGVTRQAMNKRVKSLNAKFVEKNEKNITVVNKEGIHELEHLYGKVVTAEAEVVEKESISTAELSVKTDDATSAAYEMISALMKDKSAEIDRLNNQLESKDKQLSVKDEQIAEKDAQIKKQQELMEKALTDQKQFFTDLQESIKNVENKGFFGRLFGKK
- the recG gene encoding ATP-dependent DNA helicase RecG yields the protein MNLTDSIQYLKGVGPKAVENFHKLGIFTVQDLLLYFPFRYEDFASRGVFELLDGEKATIIGTVVTPANVQYYGFKRNRLSFKIKQGESIVAVSFFNQPYLADKVEVGTEIAVYGKWELAKQQLLGMKVVGQVDSGFEPVYHLTAGLKQTQLVKAIQQVFNDGVLEDLQENLPDYLLEKYRLINRQEAVHAMHFPEDMEQHKQALRRVKFEELFFFQLKLQALKNKEKSGREGLLIKFQQNEIDDKMRELPFELTNAQKSALNEILSDMKSPYHMNRLLQGDVGSGKTVVASLAMYAACLANFQAAIMVPTEILARQHFANLQQLFPELKISLLVSGLKAVERRQILSDLASGHTHMIVGTHALIQDGVDFYNLGLVITDEQHRFGVNQRKILREKGQNPDVLMMTATPIPRTLAITAFGDMDVSIIDELPKGRQPITTRWVKHEQLSEVLKWIQTELLHDAQVYFISPLIEESEVLDLKNAEALYAELKAYFGAFAHIGLLHGKMKNEEKEQIMQEFKSAKLDILVSTTVIEVGVDVPNATIMVIMDADRFGLSQLHQLRGRVGRGVKKSYAILVANPKSDSGKQRMKIMTQTQNGFVLAEEDLKMRGSGEIFGVRQSGIPEFLVADLVNDYNILEVARQEAVAVFKTADEPVHRWLIAQVEVGGGFD